The proteins below come from a single Ruegeria sp. THAF33 genomic window:
- a CDS encoding homocysteine S-methyltransferase family protein: MADITLLDGSIGQELVKRSGDQATPLWSTRVMIDHPDLVAEVHRDYFSRGATVATTNTYAVHRSRLVRVGMEDHMPTLIDTALTQAERARAATGGRIAGALGPLLASYRPDLNPDPADAAEKFAELVAMMAARVDLFLIETASSVQEAEGALRGTVGCGKPVWLSLSVNDDDGSLLRSGEPLADIAPLVEEFSPDAVLINCSRPEAIPAALEVLSGMNRPFGAYANGFTHISDDFLQDAPTVDALQERHDLGPRAYADQVMRWIDQGATIVGGCCEIGPDHIEELANRLRAAGHNIV, translated from the coding sequence ATGGCAGATATCACCCTTTTGGACGGCTCTATCGGGCAGGAACTGGTAAAACGCAGTGGCGATCAGGCGACACCGCTGTGGTCGACGCGCGTGATGATCGATCACCCCGATTTGGTCGCGGAAGTGCACCGCGACTATTTCAGCCGGGGTGCGACGGTCGCGACAACCAATACTTATGCCGTCCATCGCTCTCGTCTGGTGCGGGTGGGGATGGAGGATCATATGCCTACCCTGATCGACACCGCCCTGACACAGGCCGAACGTGCCCGCGCGGCAACCGGGGGGCGGATTGCGGGTGCACTGGGGCCATTGCTCGCTTCATATCGCCCCGACCTTAACCCGGACCCTGCGGATGCGGCTGAAAAGTTCGCCGAACTTGTGGCCATGATGGCCGCGCGGGTCGATCTGTTTTTGATCGAGACCGCGTCGTCGGTACAGGAAGCCGAGGGCGCATTGCGTGGCACGGTCGGATGCGGAAAACCGGTTTGGCTGTCCCTGTCAGTCAATGATGACGATGGCAGCCTTCTCAGGTCCGGCGAACCGTTGGCGGACATTGCTCCGTTGGTGGAGGAGTTTTCGCCCGATGCCGTGTTGATCAATTGTTCGCGCCCCGAGGCGATCCCGGCGGCGCTGGAAGTTCTGTCCGGCATGAATCGGCCCTTTGGGGCCTACGCCAATGGCTTCACGCATATTTCGGATGATTTCCTTCAGGATGCGCCGACCGTGGATGCCCTGCAAGAACGTCATGACCTTGGCCCCAGGGCTTATGCGGATCAGGTGATGCGGTGGATAGATCAGGGGGCAACGATTGTTGGCGGATGCTGCGAAATCGGGCCGGATCATATCGAAGAACTGGCGAACCGGTTGCGGGCCGCCGGTCATAACATCGTTTGA
- a CDS encoding alcohol dehydrogenase family protein codes for MNAPKTMSGVYLTGHGGPEVLEWRDDIPVPEPGAGQVLVRVAAAGVNNTDINTRVGWYSSDVTGATDAVDQKVEAGGWGGALHFPRIQGGDLCGIVEQVGPGVAFKPGQRVTCPINLPRPRPGNPQGFIALGSEIDGAFAQYCLVEADDLYDVSASPLSDVEIAAIPCAFGTAENLLTRAGVTAGHKVLITGASGGVGLAAVQLAALRGASVWAVTAGTKAEIVKSQGAENTFDRNDPLPQDMFDVVIDVVGGPAWPSLILSLKSGGHYAVSGAIAGPIVEADLRDIYLRDITIHGCTHQAPEVFDRLVELVNTGRIKPLVSRTYPLKDIGIAQADFQSKTLPGKLVLVP; via the coding sequence ATGAATGCTCCAAAGACGATGTCCGGTGTCTATCTGACGGGCCACGGTGGCCCCGAAGTTCTGGAATGGCGAGATGATATCCCGGTTCCTGAACCCGGGGCAGGGCAAGTTCTGGTTCGGGTCGCCGCCGCAGGCGTGAACAACACGGATATCAACACACGGGTCGGTTGGTATTCCTCGGACGTCACCGGCGCGACGGATGCCGTTGATCAGAAGGTCGAAGCGGGCGGTTGGGGCGGTGCATTGCACTTTCCCCGCATTCAGGGCGGAGATCTTTGCGGCATCGTGGAACAGGTTGGGCCGGGTGTTGCCTTCAAACCGGGTCAGCGCGTGACCTGTCCGATAAACCTGCCGCGCCCGCGCCCGGGAAACCCGCAGGGCTTCATTGCGCTGGGTTCCGAAATCGACGGGGCTTTTGCGCAGTATTGTCTGGTTGAAGCCGATGATCTCTATGACGTCAGCGCCTCGCCCCTTTCGGATGTGGAAATCGCCGCCATTCCTTGCGCCTTCGGGACGGCGGAGAACCTGCTGACCCGCGCAGGCGTGACGGCCGGGCACAAGGTGCTGATCACCGGCGCCTCGGGTGGCGTCGGGTTGGCGGCGGTGCAACTGGCCGCCCTGCGCGGGGCGTCGGTTTGGGCTGTAACAGCGGGCACGAAAGCCGAGATCGTGAAATCCCAGGGGGCCGAGAATACGTTTGACCGGAACGACCCGCTTCCGCAGGATATGTTCGATGTGGTGATCGACGTTGTGGGTGGCCCGGCCTGGCCATCGCTGATCCTTTCCCTGAAATCCGGCGGGCACTATGCCGTTTCGGGGGCAATAGCAGGCCCGATTGTCGAAGCTGATCTGCGGGACATATATCTGCGCGACATCACCATACATGGGTGCACGCACCAGGCGCCCGAAGTCTTTGACCGTCTTGTTGAACTGGTGAATACCGGACGGATCAAGCCACTGGTTTCCCGGACCTATCCGTTGAAGGATATTGGTATTGCACAGGCTGACTTTCAATCGAAGACCCTTCCGGGAAAACTGGTATTGGTGCCCTGA
- a CDS encoding cupin domain-containing protein has protein sequence MRPRYSKMGPGEGPNYDWENDHTFVKVSGQDTGGAYTLMEDNLKASFALGLHRHDSHAETFYFLEGAVDFYVDGDWHLCTPGTTMHVPAGVPHACRVADNKPARMLMIFQPSGFDGFLAELATMTPADFEDEAKMADLNARYDIVPMGPVPPHPADQT, from the coding sequence ATGCGCCCGCGATATTCCAAGATGGGACCTGGTGAAGGTCCCAACTATGACTGGGAAAACGACCATACCTTCGTGAAAGTTTCCGGTCAGGACACGGGCGGAGCCTACACACTGATGGAAGACAACTTGAAGGCCAGCTTCGCGCTTGGCCTTCATCGCCACGACAGCCACGCCGAGACTTTCTATTTTCTCGAGGGCGCCGTGGATTTCTATGTCGACGGAGACTGGCACCTGTGCACGCCGGGCACCACCATGCATGTTCCGGCGGGTGTGCCGCATGCCTGCCGGGTTGCCGACAACAAACCGGCACGGATGCTCATGATCTTTCAACCATCCGGGTTTGATGGTTTCCTTGCGGAACTGGCAACCATGACCCCGGCGGATTTCGAGGACGAGGCCAAGATGGCCGACCTGAATGCCCGATATGACATCGTGCCGATGGGACCGGTTCCGCCCCATCCCGCCGACCAGACCTGA
- a CDS encoding FAD-dependent oxidoreductase: protein MSDFPTKARVVIIGGGVVGASSLYHLAKKGWTDCVLLEKNELTAGSTWHAAGNVPTFSTSWAIMNMQRYSTELYSRLGEEVDYPMNYHVSGSIRLAHSKERMQEFQRAMSMGRYQGIPMEMWTPEQAKERYPFLETHDLEGVLYDPTDGDIDPAQLTQALAKGARDMGQKIIRFCPATGVSQHDDGTWTVHTEKGDIDCDYVVNAAGYYAQRVGEWFKPFGGRTVPAMVMSHQYLLTDEIPEVEAWSKENGGKLPLLRDVDISYYLRQEKHGFNLGPYEPNCKGHWMTEDDPMPEDFSFQLWNDDLDRIEDIVTDAMERVPLMATSGVGRVINGPIPYAPDGLPLIGPMPGVKNAFEAHTFTFGIAQGGGAGKVLAEWIVDGATECDMWAVDPRRYTDYTDQDYCNQKGMEVYGNEYAMHFPHHEWPAARDKKLSPVHAKVKELGGVMGVYNGWERANWFAQPGDDTSEESTHTWGRSGPWEQRIKEECEAVRDHCGVLDLPGFSRFVVKGEGAAEALRGLVTGGLPKVGRINLVYIADDRGRILTEMSCMRLGEDDFVMITAATAQWHDRDILMNAMPAGVTVEDVTTTRDTLIVTGPKSREILSGLTDADLSLGWLTHQAATVAGQPAHLIRVSFAGELGWEVHALNEHMPAIYDAILAAGAKPFGMYALNSLRIEKGYRAWKGDLSTDYSLLEGGLERFIKFDKPQDFPGKAALLAEKQRGVKKSFVTLVVEAGDCDAPYMSCIWQGDQIVGETTSGAWGYRVGKSVALGMIKADLANPGTELEVEIYGEKCRAVVQEDQPLWDPANERLRA from the coding sequence ATGAGTGATTTTCCGACAAAAGCCCGCGTGGTCATTATCGGTGGCGGTGTGGTGGGGGCTTCCTCGCTGTATCATCTGGCCAAGAAAGGCTGGACCGATTGCGTTCTGCTGGAAAAGAACGAACTGACCGCAGGCTCGACCTGGCACGCGGCCGGTAACGTTCCGACCTTTTCGACCTCGTGGGCGATTATGAACATGCAGCGCTATTCGACCGAGCTGTATTCGCGTCTGGGCGAAGAGGTCGACTATCCGATGAACTACCATGTTTCGGGGTCGATCCGTCTGGCGCACAGCAAGGAACGGATGCAGGAGTTCCAGCGGGCCATGTCGATGGGCCGCTATCAGGGAATTCCGATGGAGATGTGGACGCCGGAGCAGGCCAAGGAACGCTACCCTTTCCTGGAAACTCATGATCTTGAGGGAGTCCTGTATGACCCGACCGACGGTGACATCGACCCGGCGCAGCTGACGCAGGCGCTGGCCAAGGGCGCGCGTGACATGGGCCAGAAGATCATTCGGTTCTGCCCTGCCACAGGCGTGAGCCAGCATGACGACGGCACCTGGACCGTCCATACCGAAAAGGGCGATATAGACTGCGACTATGTCGTCAACGCCGCCGGCTACTACGCGCAGCGTGTGGGTGAGTGGTTCAAGCCCTTCGGCGGCCGCACCGTGCCCGCGATGGTCATGAGCCACCAGTACCTGCTGACCGACGAGATCCCCGAGGTCGAAGCCTGGTCGAAGGAAAACGGTGGCAAGCTGCCGCTGCTGCGCGACGTGGATATCTCATACTACCTGCGACAGGAAAAGCACGGCTTCAACCTCGGCCCGTACGAGCCCAACTGCAAAGGCCACTGGATGACCGAGGACGACCCGATGCCCGAGGACTTCAGCTTCCAGCTGTGGAACGACGATCTGGACCGGATCGAGGACATCGTCACCGACGCGATGGAGCGGGTACCGCTGATGGCGACCTCGGGCGTGGGCCGCGTGATCAACGGCCCGATTCCCTATGCGCCCGATGGCCTGCCGCTGATCGGCCCGATGCCCGGCGTCAAGAACGCGTTCGAGGCGCATACCTTCACCTTCGGCATCGCCCAGGGCGGCGGCGCGGGCAAGGTACTGGCCGAATGGATCGTGGATGGCGCCACCGAATGTGATATGTGGGCCGTCGATCCGCGCCGCTATACAGACTACACCGATCAGGACTACTGCAACCAGAAGGGCATGGAAGTCTACGGCAACGAATACGCCATGCACTTCCCGCATCATGAATGGCCCGCCGCGCGCGACAAGAAGCTGTCGCCCGTGCATGCCAAGGTCAAGGAACTGGGCGGCGTCATGGGCGTCTACAATGGCTGGGAGCGCGCCAACTGGTTCGCGCAACCGGGCGATGACACCTCCGAGGAAAGCACCCACACCTGGGGCCGCTCGGGCCCGTGGGAGCAGCGCATCAAAGAAGAATGCGAAGCCGTGCGCGACCATTGCGGCGTGCTCGACCTGCCGGGTTTCTCGCGCTTCGTCGTCAAGGGCGAAGGCGCGGCCGAGGCGCTGCGCGGGCTGGTCACCGGTGGTCTGCCCAAGGTGGGGCGGATCAACCTCGTCTACATCGCCGACGACCGTGGCCGCATCCTGACCGAGATGTCCTGCATGCGACTGGGCGAGGATGATTTCGTGATGATCACCGCCGCCACCGCGCAATGGCACGACCGCGACATCCTGATGAACGCGATGCCCGCGGGCGTCACCGTCGAGGACGTGACCACCACCCGCGACACGCTGATCGTGACCGGGCCGAAATCGCGCGAGATCCTGTCGGGCTTGACCGATGCCGACCTCTCGCTGGGCTGGCTGACCCATCAGGCGGCCACCGTGGCCGGACAGCCCGCCCACCTGATCCGCGTGTCCTTCGCCGGCGAACTGGGCTGGGAGGTGCATGCGCTCAACGAGCACATGCCCGCGATCTATGACGCGATCCTTGCCGCCGGGGCCAAGCCGTTTGGCATGTATGCGCTGAACAGCCTGCGCATCGAAAAGGGATACCGCGCGTGGAAGGGCGATCTGAGCACCGACTACTCGCTGCTGGAAGGTGGGCTGGAGCGCTTCATCAAGTTCGACAAGCCGCAGGACTTCCCGGGCAAGGCCGCGTTGCTGGCCGAAAAGCAGCGTGGAGTGAAGAAGTCTTTCGTTACGCTGGTCGTCGAGGCCGGTGACTGCGATGCGCCTTACATGTCCTGCATCTGGCAGGGCGATCAGATCGTGGGCGAGACCACTTCGGGCGCATGGGGCTATCGTGTCGGCAAGTCCGTCGCGTTGGGCATGATCAAGGCCGATCTGGCCAACCCGGGCACCGAGCTCGAGGTGGAAATCTACGGCGAAAAGTGTCGCGCCGTGGTACAGGAGGATCAGCCGCTGTGGGATCCCGCAAATGAGCGGCTGCGCGCCTGA
- a CDS encoding GFA family protein has protein sequence MYRGSCLCGSVAFTIDGDLSPPSVCHCGQCRKQSGHVWASTTTHQDNLSFSARDTLNWFRASDIARRGFCNKCGSFLFWQHTEEDTISIAMGAFDAPTGQKLSKHIFVADKGDYYDITDDLPQRAQ, from the coding sequence ATGTACAGAGGGTCCTGCCTTTGCGGTTCAGTTGCTTTCACCATCGACGGAGACCTTTCTCCGCCTTCGGTCTGCCATTGCGGGCAGTGCCGAAAGCAATCCGGCCATGTCTGGGCCTCGACCACGACCCATCAGGACAATCTGAGTTTCTCGGCCCGCGACACGCTGAACTGGTTTCGCGCATCAGACATCGCACGGCGCGGGTTTTGCAACAAATGCGGCTCATTTCTCTTCTGGCAACATACCGAAGAGGACACGATTTCGATTGCCATGGGCGCGTTCGATGCGCCCACGGGCCAAAAGCTCTCGAAGCACATCTTTGTGGCTGACAAGGGCGACTATTACGACATCACGGACGATCTGCCCCAACGGGCACAGTAA
- a CDS encoding LysE family translocator: MSFEAWTIFALFWVVFVTTPGPNAVNCISNGMSLPFPKAMMGVLAILTQASMFLILSALGVTALIAASPTGFFVAKLVGAGFLIWLGVRGWMNAGKPAPVSERPARHVYLHALAVATINPKSVAGYLAAFSQFVQPDVPIWQQMVVIMPTALFITTLSYTGFTVLGALMGKAALGAVFNIWVRRVMAACFIIYGVLLGTSTAPAARG, translated from the coding sequence ATGAGCTTCGAGGCCTGGACCATATTCGCGCTGTTCTGGGTGGTATTCGTCACCACACCGGGGCCGAACGCGGTCAACTGCATCTCGAACGGGATGAGCCTGCCGTTCCCAAAGGCCATGATGGGTGTATTGGCCATACTGACGCAGGCCAGCATGTTTTTGATTCTGTCCGCGCTGGGCGTCACAGCCCTGATTGCCGCTTCTCCGACCGGGTTTTTCGTGGCCAAGCTGGTCGGCGCGGGCTTTCTGATCTGGTTGGGCGTGCGGGGATGGATGAATGCCGGCAAGCCCGCTCCGGTCTCGGAACGCCCGGCCCGGCACGTTTATCTGCACGCGCTGGCAGTGGCCACGATCAACCCAAAAAGCGTCGCGGGCTATCTGGCCGCGTTTTCGCAATTCGTGCAGCCGGACGTGCCGATCTGGCAGCAGATGGTCGTGATCATGCCAACCGCACTTTTCATCACAACGCTCAGCTATACCGGTTTTACCGTGTTGGGCGCTTTGATGGGCAAGGCGGCGCTGGGCGCAGTGTTCAACATCTGGGTGCGCCGGGTGATGGCGGCCTGTTTCATAATCTACGGCGTGTTGTTGGGAACCAGCACCGCGCCTGCGGCAAGGGGGTAA
- a CDS encoding helix-turn-helix domain-containing protein, translated as MNSQAPQSATLGADLRALRKARGLTLTEIATRLDRSVGWLSQVERDLSEPSISDLRQIAECLGVPMSMLFAHSAAPADEQGYVVRAGSRRPMGSGEEGLIEELLSPDLTDDFEMVHSTFEPNSRMQTPANRPTQEVGYMISGRLNLTIGSREFLVGPGDSFRIKHEPYQWANPYEEPAVAIWVIAPPVY; from the coding sequence GTGAACAGCCAAGCCCCCCAAAGCGCAACCCTTGGTGCTGACCTGAGGGCCTTGCGCAAGGCCAGAGGGTTGACCCTGACCGAGATTGCAACTCGGCTGGATCGCTCTGTCGGTTGGTTGAGCCAGGTAGAGCGCGATTTGTCCGAGCCTTCAATCTCGGACCTGCGCCAGATTGCAGAATGCCTTGGCGTGCCAATGTCGATGCTGTTTGCGCATTCCGCTGCCCCAGCAGACGAACAGGGCTACGTCGTGCGCGCCGGGTCGCGTCGCCCGATGGGGTCGGGCGAAGAAGGGCTGATCGAAGAGTTGCTGTCGCCGGATCTGACCGATGATTTCGAAATGGTGCATTCCACGTTCGAGCCAAATTCACGTATGCAGACACCGGCCAACCGCCCGACCCAGGAAGTGGGCTATATGATTTCAGGTCGATTGAACCTGACGATCGGGTCGCGTGAATTCCTGGTGGGGCCAGGCGACAGTTTTCGGATCAAACATGAACCTTATCAATGGGCCAACCCCTATGAAGAGCCTGCTGTGGCCATCTGGGTCATTGCTCCGCCGGTGTATTGA
- a CDS encoding GAF domain-containing protein — MTADYETLAKTIAALTEGETDQVALMATVACEVHHSDDRFDWTGFYRVTEPGVLKIGPYQGGHGCLVIPFERGVCGAAARTGETQLVPDVDAFPGHIACASSTRSELVLPVRDSSGKVIAVFDIDSDQPDAFTQQDAQNLEGILTAVFAGL; from the coding sequence ATGACTGCCGATTATGAAACGCTTGCCAAAACCATCGCGGCCCTGACCGAAGGCGAAACGGACCAGGTTGCTCTTATGGCCACAGTCGCCTGCGAGGTTCACCATTCCGACGATCGTTTCGACTGGACCGGGTTTTATCGTGTCACCGAACCGGGCGTTCTGAAAATCGGCCCCTATCAGGGTGGGCATGGTTGTTTGGTCATCCCGTTCGAACGGGGCGTCTGCGGTGCAGCCGCAAGAACGGGCGAAACGCAACTGGTGCCGGATGTCGATGCGTTTCCGGGTCACATCGCCTGCGCCAGCTCAACCCGGTCCGAACTGGTTCTGCCCGTGCGGGATTCGTCGGGAAAAGTCATCGCCGTTTTTGACATTGACAGCGACCAGCCGGATGCTTTCACGCAACAGGATGCGCAAAATCTGGAAGGCATTTTGACCGCCGTGTTTGCCGGGCTCTGA
- a CDS encoding acetyl-CoA C-acyltransferase yields MRDVVIAGAARTPMGGFQGMFDGVAAADLGGEAIRAALQQAGVQTVDEVLMGCVLPAGQGQAPARQAGFAAGLGEEVPATTLNKMCGSGMKAAMMSFDQIALGHADTMVAGGMESMTNAPYILPKMRGGARIGHGQVVDHMFLDGLEDAYDKGRLMGTFAEDCAEAYQFTREAQDEYALQSLSNALFAQENGAFDQEITPVTVRTRKGEILLESDEQPKSARPEKIPTLKPAFRKDGTVTAANSSSISDGAAALVLASAETAEAQGMTVRARILGHASHAQAPGLFTTAPVPAAQKLLSRIGWSKDDVDLWEVNEAFAVVPMAFMHEMNLPRDKVNVNGGACALGHPIGASGARIIVTLLNALEKRNLKRGVAAICIGGGEGTAIAIERV; encoded by the coding sequence ATGAGAGACGTTGTTATAGCAGGGGCCGCCCGTACACCGATGGGCGGGTTTCAAGGCATGTTTGACGGTGTTGCTGCGGCTGACCTCGGGGGCGAAGCAATCCGCGCGGCTTTGCAGCAGGCAGGGGTGCAGACGGTCGACGAAGTGCTGATGGGCTGCGTTTTGCCGGCGGGGCAGGGCCAGGCACCTGCGCGGCAGGCCGGATTCGCGGCGGGATTGGGCGAAGAGGTTCCCGCCACGACGCTGAACAAAATGTGTGGTTCGGGGATGAAGGCCGCTATGATGTCCTTTGACCAAATTGCATTGGGTCACGCAGATACGATGGTTGCGGGCGGCATGGAAAGCATGACCAACGCGCCCTATATTCTTCCAAAGATGCGCGGCGGTGCCCGCATTGGCCACGGCCAGGTGGTTGATCACATGTTCCTCGACGGCCTTGAAGATGCCTATGACAAAGGCCGCCTGATGGGGACTTTCGCCGAAGACTGTGCCGAGGCGTATCAGTTCACCCGTGAAGCACAGGATGAATACGCGCTGCAATCTTTGTCCAACGCGCTGTTTGCGCAGGAAAATGGCGCATTCGATCAGGAAATCACGCCCGTTACCGTCCGGACCCGCAAGGGTGAAATTCTGCTGGAGTCAGATGAGCAGCCAAAATCCGCCCGCCCCGAGAAGATCCCGACGCTGAAGCCTGCGTTCCGCAAGGACGGTACGGTGACGGCGGCCAACTCGTCTTCGATTTCGGACGGCGCGGCGGCGCTGGTTCTTGCGTCGGCAGAAACCGCCGAAGCGCAGGGCATGACGGTTCGGGCCCGGATTTTGGGGCATGCGAGTCATGCTCAGGCGCCCGGCCTTTTCACGACGGCTCCGGTTCCGGCGGCGCAGAAGCTCTTGTCACGCATAGGCTGGAGCAAGGATGACGTTGACCTGTGGGAAGTGAACGAGGCCTTCGCGGTTGTCCCGATGGCATTCATGCACGAGATGAACCTTCCGCGTGACAAGGTGAATGTGAATGGCGGCGCCTGCGCCCTGGGCCATCCCATCGGTGCCTCTGGTGCCCGCATCATCGTTACGTTATTGAATGCGCTGGAAAAACGTAACCTCAAACGGGGCGTCGCGGCGATCTGCATTGGCGGGGGGGAAGGCACGGCCATTGCCATCGAACGCGTTTGA
- a CDS encoding STAS domain-containing protein: MGLTSKTTGETQIITVHADRIDAAMAIQFKEDMRANTEGSAHRVVLDLSDVEFIDSSGLGAIVASMKQLGKDRRLDLAGLQPVVEKVFRLTRMDTVFRLFETLDDALSETDA, translated from the coding sequence ATGGGGCTGACCAGCAAGACAACCGGCGAAACTCAGATCATCACCGTTCATGCCGACCGGATCGATGCTGCAATGGCCATTCAGTTCAAGGAAGACATGCGCGCCAATACCGAGGGCAGCGCTCATCGCGTTGTGCTGGATCTGTCCGATGTCGAGTTCATTGACTCCAGCGGTCTGGGTGCAATCGTTGCCTCAATGAAACAGCTGGGCAAGGACCGGAGGCTTGATCTGGCTGGATTGCAGCCAGTGGTCGAAAAGGTCTTCCGCCTGACACGCATGGATACGGTTTTCAGGCTTTTTGAAACACTGGATGACGCGTTGTCAGAGACGGACGCCTGA
- a CDS encoding ATP-binding protein translates to MEPIENKTCLELTFPATESEASEGIAKLSVGLAERGLPPHKAGDVKIALAEAINNVVEHAYNGIAAAKVQVTCRLDRDLLDILISDTGRPLPGYRLPDGTPAPIGTDLQDLPEGGFGWFLIHRLTSDIRYERRGGCNRLSLRFDFEPNG, encoded by the coding sequence GTGGAGCCGATTGAAAACAAGACCTGTCTGGAATTGACCTTCCCTGCTACGGAATCAGAGGCCAGTGAGGGCATTGCAAAGCTCAGCGTCGGTCTGGCGGAACGGGGATTGCCCCCGCATAAAGCCGGTGATGTGAAGATTGCTTTGGCTGAAGCCATCAACAACGTCGTGGAACACGCTTACAATGGCATCGCCGCGGCCAAGGTTCAGGTCACCTGCCGATTGGACAGGGATCTTCTGGACATCTTGATCTCGGATACGGGGCGCCCGCTGCCTGGATACCGACTTCCGGATGGCACCCCTGCTCCGATTGGAACGGATCTGCAAGACCTCCCCGAAGGTGGGTTTGGCTGGTTCCTGATTCATCGCCTCACCAGTGATATCCGGTACGAGCGGCGCGGTGGATGCAACCGTCTGTCCCTGCGGTTTGACTTTGAACCCAACGGGTGA
- the ggt gene encoding gamma-glutamyltransferase produces MRDLHNPGRSEVFATQGMCATSHPLAAKVAIDILGQGGNAMDAAIAGAVLLGICEPQMTGLGGDCFVLFNRAGESRIRALNGSGRAPAAAHSQVLRDQGLSSVPLNGPDAVTIPGAVDAFCRLAQTEGRLGLGAILKPAIHYAEAGVPVAPRVAFDWKSGAATLQGAARDHYLIGGQAPSIGQVFRAPGQAEVLRQIAAHGRDAFYSGEIADDMITALSERGGVHSAEDFHHTRCTETQPIHGAYKGVDLVEHPPNGQGATAILLLNILQHFDMASMDPFGAERIHIEAEATKLAYDARNRFIADPDHMARVERFLDPDIAARLAALIDPQKAMPAAAPLTEAVHKDTVYITVVDRDQMAVSLIYSIFHSFGSGIASEKYGILLQNRGAGFTLQPGHPNELGGGKRPMHTIIPGMLAQNGRVTMPFGVMGGAYQPTGHARFVSNLTDFGLGLQESIDAPRAFFDGSVLKLERGYSEAIAKQLSDIGHNIEVPETPLGGAQAIRIRNDGVFEGASDPRKDGCALGY; encoded by the coding sequence ATGCGTGATCTGCATAATCCCGGCCGATCCGAAGTTTTTGCCACGCAAGGCATGTGCGCAACGTCGCATCCGCTGGCGGCCAAAGTGGCCATCGATATCTTGGGCCAGGGCGGCAACGCGATGGATGCCGCGATTGCCGGGGCTGTTCTCCTGGGGATTTGCGAACCTCAGATGACCGGATTGGGCGGCGATTGCTTCGTTCTGTTCAATCGCGCCGGCGAAAGCAGGATACGCGCGCTCAACGGATCGGGTCGCGCACCGGCTGCCGCGCACTCCCAAGTGTTGCGGGATCAGGGCCTGTCATCCGTACCTTTGAATGGGCCGGATGCCGTGACCATTCCAGGAGCCGTCGATGCCTTCTGCCGCCTGGCCCAGACCGAGGGCCGCCTGGGGTTGGGCGCGATTTTGAAACCGGCGATTCATTATGCTGAAGCGGGTGTTCCGGTGGCTCCTCGGGTCGCTTTCGACTGGAAATCGGGTGCCGCAACACTTCAGGGCGCCGCCCGCGACCACTATCTGATCGGCGGGCAAGCCCCGTCGATCGGGCAGGTTTTCCGTGCGCCGGGACAGGCGGAGGTATTGCGCCAGATCGCAGCCCACGGGCGCGACGCGTTCTATTCAGGTGAAATCGCCGACGATATGATCACCGCGCTTTCGGAAAGGGGTGGTGTCCATTCCGCTGAGGATTTTCATCACACAAGATGTACTGAAACGCAGCCGATACATGGGGCCTACAAAGGTGTGGATTTGGTGGAACATCCGCCGAACGGCCAGGGCGCAACCGCGATTTTGCTGCTGAATATCCTCCAGCATTTTGACATGGCCTCGATGGATCCATTCGGAGCAGAGCGTATTCATATCGAAGCCGAGGCCACCAAACTGGCCTATGACGCTCGAAACCGGTTCATCGCGGATCCCGACCACATGGCAAGAGTGGAGCGCTTTCTGGATCCAGATATCGCTGCCAGACTGGCTGCTTTGATCGATCCCCAAAAGGCGATGCCTGCTGCGGCGCCTTTGACCGAAGCGGTTCACAAGGACACGGTTTACATCACCGTCGTCGACCGCGACCAAATGGCTGTTTCGCTGATCTATTCGATCTTTCACAGCTTTGGATCCGGTATCGCGTCGGAAAAATACGGCATATTGCTGCAAAACCGCGGGGCAGGATTCACATTGCAACCCGGCCACCCCAACGAACTGGGCGGCGGCAAACGCCCGATGCACACGATCATTCCGGGAATGTTGGCGCAGAACGGTCGGGTCACTATGCCGTTTGGTGTCATGGGCGGTGCCTATCAGCCAACCGGACACGCGCGTTTCGTGTCAAATCTTACCGATTTCGGGCTTGGGTTGCAGGAAAGCATCGATGCGCCGCGCGCTTTCTTCGACGGATCGGTTCTGAAACTGGAACGTGGGTACAGCGAGGCAATCGCGAAACAATTGTCCGATATCGGCCACAATATTGAAGTGCCGGAAACACCACTTGGCGGAGCGCAAGCGATCCGAATCCGAAACGACGGCGTTTTTGAAGGCGCCAGCGACCCACGCAAGGACGGCTGTGCGCTTGGATATTGA